A window of Zingiber officinale cultivar Zhangliang chromosome 5A, Zo_v1.1, whole genome shotgun sequence contains these coding sequences:
- the LOC121982479 gene encoding 2-keto-3-deoxy-L-rhamnonate aldolase-like: protein MAASLSTMELATAAKPPLLGPQILQIQSAHSTTLSLRSDQMFTAISIPSRRPSLPPVRSAGSPSHQEYETFPRSLKSRLAAGETLYGLFLLSASPTLAEIAGLAGYDYVVVDMEHGPGGISDALPCLRALAAARTPAVLRLPEPSAVWAKKALDIGPQGIMFPMVDSPAAAAHAVSCCRFPPRGVRGSAHTVVRASAYGLDDGYLARCEEELLVMCQVESVDAVSEIEAIAAVEGVDVIQMGPLDLSGSMGYLWDPGNKKVRQVLRELERRVLGLKKRQSEANAAAEGGSASLGGPYLGGFAMPHDPPEELKARGYHMVAGAVDVGLFRQAAAEDVRRFRRAEVEIGEEGHEDEKPRDESYWSE, encoded by the coding sequence ATGGCGGCTTCTCTGTCAACCATGGAGCTGGCTACCGCCGCTAAGCCTCCCCTCCTCGGCCCCCAAATCCTGCAGATTCAAAGCGCTCATTCGACCACCCTTTCTCTCCGATCCGACCAAATGTTCACTGCCATTTCCATTCCCTCGCGAAGGCCGTCGCTTCCACCCGTTCGATCCGCTGGATCGCCGTCGCATCAGGAGTACGAGACCTTTCCCCGGAGCCTCAAGTCCCGCCTAGCCGCCGGCGAGACCCTCTACGGTCTCTTCCTCCTCAGCGCCTCCCCGACTCTCGCCGAGATTGCCGGCCTCGCCGGCTACGACTACGTCGTCGTCGACATGGAGCACGGCCCCGGGGGCATATCCGACGCCCTCCCCTGCCTCCGAGCCCTCGCCGCCGCTCGCACCCCTGCCGTGCTCCGCCTCCCGGAGCCCTCCGCCGTCTGGGCCAAGAAGGCCCTTGATATAGGCCCCCAGGGCATCATGTTCCCCATGGTCGATTCTCCCGCCGCCGCCGCGCACGCCGTCTCCTGCTGCCGCTTCCCACCGCGCGGCGTGCGCGGCTCCGCCCACACCGTCGTCCGCGCCTCCGCCTACGGCCTCGACGACGGGTACCTAGCCCGCTGCGAGGAGGAGCTGTTGGTGATGTGCCAGGTGGAGTCGGTGGACGCCGTGTCGGAGATCGAAGCGATCGCCGCCGTCGAGGGGGTCGACGTGATCCAGATGGGCCCTCTGGATCTGAGCGGGAGCATGGGCTACCTGTGGGATCCGGGAAACAAGAAGGTGCGCCAGGTGCTTCGGGAGTTGGAGAGAAGGGTACTCGGTCTGAAGAAGAGGCAGTCAGAGGCGAACGCTGCGGCTGAGGGAGGGAGTGCCAGCCTCGGAGGCCCCTATCTGGGGGGCTTCGCAATGCCGCACGATCCGCCGGAGGAGCTGAAGGCGAGGGGGTATCACATGGTGGCGGGGGCAGTGGACGTTGGGTTGTTCCGCCAGGCGGCGGCGGAAGACGTGCGGCGGTTCCGGCGGGCGGAGGTGGAGATCGGCGAAGAGGGGCACGAGGACGAGAAGCCGAGGGACGAGTCCTACTGGAGCGAGTGA